In one window of Canis aureus isolate CA01 chromosome 36, VMU_Caureus_v.1.0, whole genome shotgun sequence DNA:
- the LOC144305722 gene encoding uncharacterized protein LOC144305722: MIRGKSEDIFWVAQSVQASEKVCVTLQLFLLCFDDCGDVEMAKPQGETRTRRKARRKKRELFQTEEGFVRRLAHQASFVQHLESGLLKGVKAEIRIAWWPAESGSLWEPFKTT, encoded by the exons ATGATAAGGGGGAAATCAGAAGACattttctgggtggctcagtcag TCCAAGCCAGTGAAAAGGTTTGTGTGACCCTCCAGCTTTTTCTGCTCTGCTTTGATGACTGTGGTGATGTTGAAATGgcaaaaccacaaggagaaacTAGGACAAGAAGAAAAgcgagaagaaaaaagagagaattgtTCCAAACAGAAGAGGGCTTTGT CAGAAGACTGGCTCATCAAGCTAGTTTTGTACAACATTTGGAAAGTGGGCTGCTAAAAG GCGTTAAGGCAGAAATAAGGATTGCATGGTGGCCTGCTGAGTCTGGGAGTCTTTGG